From a single Podarcis raffonei isolate rPodRaf1 chromosome 10, rPodRaf1.pri, whole genome shotgun sequence genomic region:
- the RERG gene encoding ras-related and estrogen-regulated growth inhibitor isoform X1, whose product MAKSAEVKLAIFGRAGVGKSALVVRFLTKRFIWEYDPTLESTYRHQATIDDEVVSMEILDTAGQEDAIQKEGHVRWGEGFVLVYDITDRGSFEEVLPLKNLLDEVKKPKNVTLILVGNKADLDHSRQVSTEEGEKLATDLACAFYECSACTGEGNIMEAFYELCREVRRRKMVQGKTRRRSSTTHVKQAINKMLTKISS is encoded by the exons CTCTTGTGGTGCGTTTTCTGACCAAACGGTTCATATGGGAGTACGATCCTACTCTTG AGTCCACTTACCGTCATCAGGCCACAATTGACGATGAAGTTGTTTCTATGGAAATACTAGACACAGCTGGGCAG GAGGATGCCATTCAGAAGGAAGGCCATGTGCGATGGGGCGAGGGCTTTGTGCTGGTCTATGACATCACCGACAGAGGGAGCTTTGAAGAAGTCCTGCCACTTAAGAACTTGCTAGACGAAGTTAAAAAACCCAAGAATGTTACCTTGATCCTAGTTGGAAACAAAGCAGACCTGGACCACTCGAGGCAGGTCAGCACCGAAGAAGGGGAAAAGCTGGCCACCGATCTAGCCTGTGCATTTTACGAGTGCTCTGCTTGTACAGGGGAAGGCAACATCATGGAGGCCTTTTATGAGCTTTGCCGGGAAGTGCGGCGCCGGAAGATGGTCCAGGGCAAGACCCGGAGACGGAGCTCCACCACTCACGTCAAGCAAGCAATCAACAAGATGCTCACCAAAATCAGCAGCTAA